A region of the Pseudarthrobacter sp. MM222 genome:
CTCCCGGGCGCCAAGCATCCGGGCGAATTCGGCCTCGCGTTCTTCGGAGGCGCCGATGATCCGCAGCATCAGCTGCGGTTCCTTCTGGATGACGCCGATCAGCTGCCGGGTCTCTTCCTCGGAGGAGCTCATCCGTTCGGACAGGTCCAGGGAGAGCTGCACGAGATCGGAGAGCAGCGAGCCGGAGATGGTGCCGGCCGGTGAGCCTGCACCCCCGGCGACGAAGCGGCTGACGATCTCTTCCGGAAAATCGTCGTCCACATGCCCGACGATCGCGTCTTCCTTCGAGGGGAAGTAGTTGAAGAAGGTCCGTCGGGAGATGCTCGCCCGTTCGCAGACTTCCTCGACGGTATAGCCGTTGAGGCCGCGCTCGGCAGTCATCGAGCGGGCGCTGGCGGTAATGGCCGCGCGGGTAGCGGCGCGTTTGCGCTCGCGGAGGCCGCCCTCAATATTTGCACTGTGAATCACAAAGTACATATTTGCACTCATCATGTTTAAGTGCAAAATGCATCCTGATTGCGGGCTGCGGGTACCCGGAGGCTGAGGAGCGGTCTTATTGTCGGTGGCCGGACGTACCCTGCTTTTGTCCAACCATCCGCTGGAAAAAGTTGGCCCGGGTGTCCGGGCCGGAAATGGGGAAGCATGACCGACTCTGCCCTGACCCACGTTCATGTCCTGCTGGACCGATCGGGATCCATGAGTGCCATTGCGGACGACACGGTGGGCGGTTTCGCTGCCTTCGTCCGCGAACAGCAATCGGTGGCCGGCCGTTGCCGGCTCTCCCTCGCCCAGTTCGACGACACCTACGAGCGGGTCTACGCCGCCATGGACATCCAGGATGTTCCTCCTCTGGACCTGCAGCCGCGCGGCAGCACGGCCCTCCACGATGCCATGGTGCGGCTGATCGGGGAGGCCGGCGCGGAGCTGGCGTCCCTGCCCGAGGACCAGCGCCCGGGCACGGTCCTTGTTGCCGTGCTGACCGATGGCCACGAGAACTCCTCGCGGGAGGCAACCGGAGCCATGGTCAAGGCTCTGGTCGAACAGCAGCAGAGCCAGTGGGGGTGGCAGTTCACCTACCTGGGCGCCAACCAGGACGCCGTGTTGACGGCCAGCAGCCTGGGCATCCGGGCCGAGGACGCCTTGACGTATGCCGCGGGGAACGTGGACGCGGCCTTCTCGGTCCAGTCCGCCAAGACCCGCCGCCTGAGGGAGGCCCGGATCGGTGGCGCCAGCATGGCGGACGCCGCCGCGGCAGCGGCATATACGGTGGAGGAGCGGCGGGCTGCTGGGGGAAAGCCGCCCCGGACCTAGCCGCTGTAGACGGTACCGGATCAGGCGCCAGCACGACGCCGGCCGGCACCCTTCAGCTGAAGGGTGCCGGCCGGCGGAGGGCGGTCAACAGTCGGTTAGGCCTCGTGCGGTCTAAACCTTGTTGTGTGGACTAGGCCTTGTGCGGCGGACGCGTCATGGACATGACGTCCAGTGCGGTGTCCAGCTGTTCCTCGGTCAGTTCGCCGCGTTCCAGGAAGCCCATGGCCACCACAGTTTCGCGGATGGTCAGGCCCTCGGCCACGGCCTTCTTGGCGATCTTGGCCGCGTTTTCGTAGCCGATGAACTTGTTCAGCGGGGTGACGATGGACGGGGAGGCCTCGGCCAGGAAGCGTGCGCGCTCCACGTTCGCGGTGATGCCGTCGATCATCTTGTCCGCCATGACGCGGCTGGTGTTGGCCAGCAGGCGCACGGATTCGAGCAGGTTGGCGGCCATGACCGGGATGCCGACGTTCAGTTCAAAGGCGCCGTTGGTGCCGGACCAGGCGATGGCGGTGTCGTTTCCGATGACCTGCGCGCAGACCATGATGGAGGCTTCGCAGATGACCGGGTTGACCTTGCCGGGCATGATCGAGGAGCCGGGCTGGAGATCCGGAATCGCGATTTCGCCGAGGCCGGTGTTGGGTCCGGAGCCCATCCAGCGCAGGTCGTTGTTGATCTTCATGAAGGAGATCGCGATGTTGCGCAGCTGGCTCGAGGCTTCGATCAGACCGTCCCGGTTGGCCTGGGCTTCGAAGTGGTCGCGGGCCTCGGTCAGCGGCAGCCCGGTGTCGGCGGCGAGGAGTTCGATCACGCGCTCCGGGAAACCGGCCGGGGTGTTGATGCCGGTGCCGACAGCCGTGCCGCCGAGGGGAACTTCAGCCACGCGGGGGAGGGAGGCGTTGATGCGCTCGATGCCGTAACGGACCTGCGCAGCGTAGCCGCCGAATTCCTGGCCCAGAGTGACCGGGGTGGCATCCATGAGGTGCGTGCGGCCGGACTTCACGACGTCCTTGAACTCGACGGCCTTGCGTTCCAGCGACGTCGCCAGGTAGTCCAGCGCCGGGATCAGGTCATTGATCAGGGCGGAGGTCGCCGCCACGTGAACCGACGTCGGGAAGACGTCGTTCGAGGACTGCGAGGCGTTGACGTGGTCGTTCGGGTGGACAACCTTGTCGCTTCCCGCCGCTTTGAGGGCGCGGGAGGCAAGCTCGGCGAGCACCTCGTTGGTGTTCATGTTGGAGGACGTGCCGGAGCCGGTCTGGAAGACGTCGATGGGGAAGTCGCCGTCGTACTTCCCGGCAGCGACCTCATCGGCA
Encoded here:
- a CDS encoding TetR/AcrR family transcriptional regulator; this encodes MYFVIHSANIEGGLRERKRAATRAAITASARSMTAERGLNGYTVEEVCERASISRRTFFNYFPSKEDAIVGHVDDDFPEEIVSRFVAGGAGSPAGTISGSLLSDLVQLSLDLSERMSSSEEETRQLIGVIQKEPQLMLRIIGASEEREAEFARMLGAREGVPDDHPVVRMAVTLLGTVARRTSAAYFSAGNTRPYRDMLLENVEAARALFSLPLNLPSKPAEGPQ
- a CDS encoding vWA domain-containing protein, translated to MTDSALTHVHVLLDRSGSMSAIADDTVGGFAAFVREQQSVAGRCRLSLAQFDDTYERVYAAMDIQDVPPLDLQPRGSTALHDAMVRLIGEAGAELASLPEDQRPGTVLVAVLTDGHENSSREATGAMVKALVEQQQSQWGWQFTYLGANQDAVLTASSLGIRAEDALTYAAGNVDAAFSVQSAKTRRLREARIGGASMADAAAAAAYTVEERRAAGGKPPRT
- a CDS encoding class II fumarate hydratase — protein: MTSTEELNTEEFRIEHDTMGEVRVPVNALYRAQTQRAVENFPISGKTLERAHIEALARVKKAAAQANAELGVLDGELAQAIADAADEVAAGKYDGDFPIDVFQTGSGTSSNMNTNEVLAELASRALKAAGSDKVVHPNDHVNASQSSNDVFPTSVHVAATSALINDLIPALDYLATSLERKAVEFKDVVKSGRTHLMDATPVTLGQEFGGYAAQVRYGIERINASLPRVAEVPLGGTAVGTGINTPAGFPERVIELLAADTGLPLTEARDHFEAQANRDGLIEASSQLRNIAISFMKINNDLRWMGSGPNTGLGEIAIPDLQPGSSIMPGKVNPVICEASIMVCAQVIGNDTAIAWSGTNGAFELNVGIPVMAANLLESVRLLANTSRVMADKMIDGITANVERARFLAEASPSIVTPLNKFIGYENAAKIAKKAVAEGLTIRETVVAMGFLERGELTEEQLDTALDVMSMTRPPHKA